From one Puniceicoccus vermicola genomic stretch:
- a CDS encoding antibiotic biosynthesis monooxygenase → MPTVITSMHVREDCQTQFHDFQVKISLLVREQPGFSGREVICPVAPYQEAWVILFRFDNNENLQSWLHHPERLRLLEEIGASLEKPMSFQVVASDPKSPQPASAVFSHRVQPEKEEQFHDWKRRLIEARSHFPGLLDSEMYEPVPGIQEDWIDIVRFDSSENLNAWFNSAERKQFLEEAKELSIDSSAHSVATGLENWFHLQEDEGQSTPSIPSWKQASLVLLALFPVALIVHLILRPLPAELPWPAKVLFGNFIGVAALTWVLMPRISQLFAFWCRPPAQSRNWRVHLLGGILLYGIIFSILALAIGLLG, encoded by the coding sequence ATGCCGACGGTAATCACATCGATGCACGTACGGGAAGATTGCCAAACGCAATTCCACGATTTCCAAGTAAAGATCAGTCTCTTGGTTCGGGAACAGCCTGGGTTCTCGGGGCGAGAGGTCATTTGCCCTGTAGCGCCCTATCAAGAAGCCTGGGTGATCCTCTTCCGGTTCGACAACAACGAGAACTTACAAAGCTGGCTCCACCACCCCGAAAGGCTTCGCCTCTTGGAGGAAATCGGCGCAAGCCTGGAAAAACCGATGAGTTTTCAAGTGGTGGCATCCGATCCCAAGAGCCCCCAACCCGCCTCCGCGGTTTTCTCTCATCGGGTCCAACCGGAGAAGGAGGAGCAATTTCACGACTGGAAACGCCGGCTCATCGAAGCCCGCAGCCATTTCCCGGGCTTACTGGATTCCGAAATGTACGAGCCGGTCCCCGGGATCCAAGAGGATTGGATCGACATCGTCCGGTTCGACAGTTCTGAAAACCTCAATGCTTGGTTCAATTCCGCGGAGCGAAAGCAGTTTCTCGAGGAAGCAAAAGAACTCTCGATCGATTCCTCCGCCCATTCCGTCGCCACGGGGCTGGAAAACTGGTTTCACCTTCAAGAAGACGAAGGCCAGTCCACTCCCTCGATCCCTTCTTGGAAACAGGCATCTCTCGTTCTCCTCGCTCTCTTCCCCGTGGCTCTCATCGTTCATCTCATTCTTCGTCCTCTTCCGGCAGAGCTCCCTTGGCCCGCTAAAGTTCTCTTCGGCAATTTCATCGGAGTTGCGGCACTCACCTGGGTGCTCATGCCCCGGATTAGTCAGCTCTTTGCCTTCTGGTGTCGCCCTCCCGCTCAATCAAGGAATTGGCGAGTACACCTATTGGGCGGAATCCTTCTTTACGGAATCATCTTCTCGATACTCGCCCTCGCAATCGGATTGCTGGGGTGA